In a genomic window of Corynebacterium choanae:
- a CDS encoding META domain-containing protein, which translates to MAHPLAAAIAAMTAFSSGFTANIDANMPIPAFSSFGDVTGHIVSQMPAGAQRVSDRGRIIELLQGKNQAASNRAVTLDVGVLPSATGTYAVSGVDGCNPYSAQLVVTDNGGIALGNAVRGLKACDTPTDDEFWDVFAAQVILFVTPNNVLYLTNGVQGIAFRKVG; encoded by the coding sequence ATGGCTCATCCATTGGCCGCAGCGATTGCGGCGATGACGGCGTTTTCTTCAGGTTTCACTGCGAATATTGATGCGAATATGCCTATTCCGGCGTTTTCATCGTTTGGGGATGTCACGGGCCATATCGTCTCCCAGATGCCTGCCGGTGCGCAGCGGGTTTCCGACCGTGGTCGGATTATTGAGCTGTTGCAGGGCAAGAATCAGGCGGCATCGAATCGGGCTGTAACACTCGACGTGGGGGTTCTACCTTCCGCAACTGGCACCTACGCGGTCTCTGGTGTTGATGGCTGCAACCCGTATTCGGCGCAGCTTGTTGTTACCGACAATGGTGGCATTGCGTTGGGCAACGCGGTGCGCGGATTAAAAGCATGCGACACACCAACCGATGACGAATTCTGGGATGTGTTCGCAGCACAGGTGATTTTGTTCGTCACCCCGAACAACGTGCTGTATCTCACGAACGGGGTGCAAGGCATCGCGTTTCGTAAAGTGGGCTAG
- a CDS encoding VanZ family protein, giving the protein MRNPSPLADTDSAAAGGQQGLKLWQWLQWFLWPLRGCAARIVADLRHFGLLIDTPAGPVLLPSVRAGILLSQLVVTLGFTLGKRVFFIGGVWLTANQGRRELRLTPFAGLVHTRSLYALMLNVAGNLWLFCMLAFVITLLVRQSASCPARPQWLPAGLVRLVHWWWGRPVWAAVPARPDMPDDGVVSSHRLRHLVYRTAIVTGIAAFAIETLQFVFAWGYSDVDDVIYDVIGATVGVIVAMHWPFRHSTLALLAAAIAAVVLLAFMAASLMV; this is encoded by the coding sequence ATGAGGAATCCAAGCCCACTTGCCGATACTGATTCGGCTGCAGCTGGCGGTCAACAGGGCTTGAAATTGTGGCAATGGTTGCAGTGGTTTCTTTGGCCATTGCGGGGGTGTGCCGCGCGGATAGTCGCTGATCTGCGGCATTTTGGTCTCCTCATTGACACCCCAGCAGGGCCGGTTTTGCTGCCTTCGGTTCGTGCGGGAATCCTCCTATCCCAGCTCGTTGTCACCCTTGGGTTCACCTTGGGAAAACGGGTGTTTTTTATCGGCGGCGTGTGGCTGACGGCAAATCAAGGGCGCCGAGAACTCCGCCTCACACCATTTGCTGGACTAGTGCACACCCGTTCGCTGTATGCGCTGATGTTGAATGTGGCCGGCAATCTGTGGCTGTTTTGCATGCTGGCCTTCGTGATCACGCTGCTGGTCCGACAGTCTGCGAGTTGTCCCGCGCGGCCACAGTGGCTTCCCGCCGGGCTGGTTCGTCTTGTGCACTGGTGGTGGGGACGTCCGGTATGGGCGGCAGTACCTGCCAGGCCTGATATGCCCGATGATGGAGTGGTTTCTTCGCACCGGCTGCGGCACCTGGTGTATCGGACGGCGATCGTTACAGGTATTGCAGCTTTCGCTATTGAGACTCTCCAGTTTGTGTTTGCGTGGGGCTATAGTGACGTTGACGATGTGATCTATGACGTGATTGGCGCCACGGTTGGGGTGATAGTGGCGATGCATTGGCCGTTTCGTCATTCCACGCTGGCATTGCTGGCGGCAGCAATTGCCGCGGTGGTTCTGCTGGCGTTTATGGCTGCTTCCCTCATGGTGTGA
- a CDS encoding MFS transporter: MPTRPTSDSTRISARGQAGSDTVPPASTGHVLPAGEVPPLRQAWLALAALCIGFFMILLDQTVVAVATPDFEQQLGASLNQVVWVTSIYLVFFAVPLLVTGRMGDRFGQRSVYIAGVAIFTLASLGCGLAPTVEWLIVIRAVQGIGASLLAPQSMSVINRVFPREKRGAAMGIWGAVGGLATLIGPLVGGFIVGTIGWQWVFFINVPIGIVSIVLVYKYVPIMEKTARRMGLTSVLVSMVSVSAIVYALQDGPKLHWPWWVFVMLFLGIGLFGVFVVMQRRLEARGDDALVPPSIFHNHNFTIGTVSVATIGFCVGSVNLPMMLHLQNGAGLSAEQAGLMLVPMAVISGGLAPVAGRLADRVHPKRLSMLGFGSMTLGVAACSLVMRDGTAAWWMLPGICLMGVGHAFIWSPNAATAMRDVEMRVIGAASGVYNTTRQVGSVLGAAVIGAVMQIQAAGHDVSTAMGNSLVVIVAVLAIGFVAVTRFTDGQTNRK, translated from the coding sequence ATGCCCACTCGCCCAACATCAGACAGCACCAGAATTTCTGCCCGCGGCCAAGCCGGGTCGGACACTGTGCCTCCTGCTTCCACCGGTCACGTTCTTCCCGCCGGGGAAGTCCCGCCACTGCGACAGGCCTGGCTGGCGTTAGCTGCACTGTGCATCGGGTTTTTTATGATCCTGCTCGATCAAACGGTGGTCGCTGTGGCCACCCCGGATTTTGAGCAGCAGTTAGGTGCCAGTCTCAACCAGGTGGTGTGGGTCACGAGTATTTATCTCGTGTTTTTCGCTGTTCCGCTGCTAGTGACTGGGCGTATGGGGGACCGGTTTGGACAACGATCGGTTTATATCGCTGGGGTGGCGATTTTTACTCTTGCTTCGCTCGGATGTGGGCTGGCACCCACTGTCGAGTGGTTGATTGTTATCCGTGCCGTCCAAGGAATTGGGGCATCGCTGCTTGCACCACAGTCGATGAGTGTCATCAATCGGGTATTCCCCCGAGAGAAGCGTGGTGCCGCTATGGGTATTTGGGGTGCAGTCGGTGGTCTTGCTACCCTCATCGGTCCTTTGGTTGGTGGCTTTATCGTCGGAACTATCGGCTGGCAGTGGGTGTTTTTCATCAACGTTCCAATCGGTATCGTCAGTATCGTTTTGGTGTATAAATATGTGCCGATCATGGAAAAGACTGCCCGGCGCATGGGGTTGACGAGTGTACTGGTTTCCATGGTGAGTGTGAGCGCCATTGTGTATGCCCTGCAGGATGGGCCAAAGCTGCACTGGCCGTGGTGGGTTTTTGTCATGTTGTTCCTAGGTATCGGGCTCTTTGGTGTGTTTGTGGTGATGCAACGTCGCCTGGAAGCGCGTGGCGACGATGCATTGGTGCCACCCTCGATTTTTCACAATCACAACTTCACTATTGGCACGGTGTCAGTGGCCACTATCGGATTTTGTGTCGGTTCGGTGAATTTGCCGATGATGCTGCATCTGCAAAACGGGGCGGGGCTATCCGCGGAACAGGCCGGGTTGATGTTGGTGCCAATGGCGGTGATCTCTGGTGGGCTTGCCCCAGTTGCGGGGCGGCTCGCTGACCGGGTTCATCCCAAACGGCTTTCCATGTTGGGGTTCGGGTCGATGACGCTGGGGGTGGCGGCCTGTTCCTTGGTGATGCGTGATGGAACGGCTGCGTGGTGGATGCTGCCTGGTATCTGTTTGATGGGTGTCGGACACGCATTTATTTGGTCGCCGAATGCCGCAACTGCGATGCGCGATGTCGAAATGCGGGTGATCGGGGCGGCAAGTGGCGTATATAACACCACTCGTCAGGTGGGCAGCGTGTTGGGTGCTGCCGTTATTGGTGCGGTGATGCAGATTCAGGCAGCTGGCCACGATGTTTCCACTGCAATGGGCAATTCGCTGGTGGTGATTGTGGCGGTGTTGGCGATTGGTTTTGTGGCGGTGACACGGTTTACCGACGGGCAAACCAACCGGAAATAA
- a CDS encoding YkvI family membrane protein produces MMRNRVISIAMAFIGLAVGAGFASGQEVMQFFVHFGQAGIWGAVAVAIFMTLAGMIILQLGSYYQANEHTAVLDEVTHPLLAKVLDWSVMLTSFSLGFVMFAGGGANLNQAFGIDKLWGSLILLVVVLIIGRFDVDKVSNAIAITTPLIIVMLIIVFIFCLATANTPTEQLDLAASQIHSTLPNIVVATLNYAGFNLIVVVSMSIVIGGYYLNPRVAGLGGLLGGGLFGAMLVMTAIALYVKIDKVYDSPLPMLQIVQDIHPAMGYVMSIAIYGMIFNSAVGMLYSLTRRLTSNKPAKAFYPTYVVVVLVAFAISFFGFRNLVTYVYPALGYVGVVLSIVLVINWMKDLTEIRKETRRRKKIRDLMMIKLHPRRQFTPAQQRRLDYHLGESNIDDSELHETFEEKVTEAIVEEEENRDPQARNLQ; encoded by the coding sequence ATGATGCGAAACCGCGTCATATCTATCGCCATGGCCTTTATTGGCCTTGCTGTCGGGGCGGGGTTTGCGTCCGGGCAGGAAGTGATGCAGTTTTTCGTCCACTTCGGTCAAGCCGGTATTTGGGGTGCGGTTGCAGTTGCAATCTTTATGACCCTCGCCGGCATGATCATCCTGCAGCTGGGTTCCTACTATCAGGCAAACGAACACACTGCAGTCCTCGACGAGGTAACTCATCCGCTGCTGGCCAAAGTGCTCGACTGGTCAGTGATGCTCACCAGTTTCTCGCTGGGGTTCGTGATGTTCGCTGGCGGTGGGGCAAACCTTAATCAAGCCTTCGGAATCGACAAGCTGTGGGGTTCGCTCATCCTGCTGGTGGTCGTCCTTATTATTGGGCGTTTCGACGTCGATAAGGTTTCCAACGCTATTGCGATCACCACCCCGCTGATCATTGTCATGCTCATTATCGTGTTCATTTTCTGTCTAGCGACGGCGAACACCCCCACTGAGCAGCTTGATCTCGCCGCCTCACAGATCCACTCGACCCTGCCGAATATTGTGGTGGCAACGTTAAACTATGCCGGCTTTAACCTCATTGTGGTGGTGTCGATGTCGATTGTTATCGGCGGATACTATCTCAACCCGCGAGTAGCTGGCTTAGGCGGTTTGCTCGGCGGTGGCCTGTTCGGTGCCATGCTGGTAATGACCGCAATCGCGTTGTATGTGAAGATCGACAAGGTGTACGACTCGCCGCTGCCGATGCTGCAGATCGTGCAAGATATTCACCCGGCAATGGGCTATGTGATGTCCATTGCGATCTACGGCATGATCTTCAACTCGGCTGTGGGCATGCTGTATTCGCTCACCCGCCGGCTGACCAGCAATAAACCAGCCAAAGCATTCTACCCAACCTATGTGGTGGTGGTGTTGGTGGCCTTCGCAATCTCCTTCTTCGGGTTCCGAAATCTGGTGACCTACGTCTATCCAGCACTCGGCTATGTGGGCGTGGTGCTGTCGATTGTGTTGGTCATCAACTGGATGAAAGACCTGACTGAAATTCGCAAGGAAACTCGTCGCCGCAAGAAGATTCGCGACTTGATGATGATTAAGCTACATCCACGTCGCCAATTCACCCCCGCCCAGCAGCGTCGTCTCGACTATCACCTGGGGGAGTCGAATATTGACGACAGCGAGCTGCACGAAACCTTTGAAGAAAAAGTCACTGAGGCGATTGTGGAAGAGGAAGAAAACCGCGATCCCCAGGCAAGAAATCTGCAATAG
- a CDS encoding aldo/keto reductase, translating into MDENNSQYQPHPQRYESMQYRRLGNSGLQVSAIALGMWHNFGHDKPFADQRAIVLGAFDRGITHFDLANNYGPPSGSAETAFGMLLDSDLHAYRDELVIATKAGWRGWDGPYGFGGSRKYLMASLDRSLQRLGVDYVDIFYHHRPDPDTPLEETMGALRDIVASGKALYAGVSSYSPELLRQAAEIMDDEGCPLVCHQPSYSMLNRWVEEPTDTDGTESLLEAAADTGVGIIAFSPLAQGLLTDRYLHGVPEDSRAAAGKSLASSMLSESNLEMVRRLNDIAQERGQTLAQMALSWVLRRQGEFGEQTVASAVIGASSLAQLDQNIGALEQVEFSAQELAAIDDIARDAGINIWAAATRSKLSE; encoded by the coding sequence ATGGATGAAAATAATTCACAGTATCAACCGCATCCGCAGCGCTACGAGTCCATGCAGTATCGGCGGCTTGGGAACTCCGGGCTGCAGGTGTCGGCTATTGCACTGGGCATGTGGCACAACTTTGGTCACGACAAGCCATTTGCTGACCAGCGAGCAATAGTGCTTGGCGCCTTTGATCGAGGGATCACCCATTTTGATTTAGCGAATAATTACGGCCCACCCTCCGGGTCGGCAGAAACCGCGTTCGGGATGCTGCTTGATTCGGATTTACATGCCTATCGCGACGAACTCGTGATTGCAACCAAGGCTGGCTGGCGGGGTTGGGATGGTCCTTACGGCTTCGGTGGAAGTCGCAAATATTTGATGGCTTCCCTGGATCGTTCGCTGCAGCGCCTGGGAGTGGACTATGTCGATATTTTCTATCATCATCGACCTGATCCAGATACCCCGTTAGAAGAAACAATGGGGGCGCTGCGCGATATTGTCGCCAGCGGCAAAGCGCTCTATGCCGGGGTGTCTTCCTATTCGCCGGAGCTGTTGCGGCAGGCTGCAGAGATTATGGACGATGAAGGATGCCCGCTGGTATGTCACCAGCCCAGCTATTCGATGTTGAATCGGTGGGTGGAGGAACCCACTGACACCGACGGCACCGAATCGTTGCTCGAGGCGGCCGCCGATACCGGGGTGGGGATTATTGCGTTTAGTCCGCTTGCACAGGGTTTGTTGACTGACCGGTATTTGCATGGGGTGCCAGAGGATTCCCGGGCTGCCGCCGGCAAGTCGCTGGCTTCGTCGATGTTAAGCGAGTCGAACTTGGAGATGGTGCGACGCCTCAACGATATTGCGCAGGAGCGTGGTCAAACCCTGGCGCAAATGGCGTTGTCATGGGTGCTGCGCCGGCAGGGCGAGTTCGGGGAGCAGACGGTCGCCTCAGCGGTCATTGGTGCTTCGTCGCTTGCCCAGCTGGATCAAAATATTGGCGCCCTGGAGCAGGTGGAGTTTAGCGCCCAAGAGTTGGCGGCAATTGATGATATTGCCCGGGATGCTGGGATTAATATTTGGGCTGCTGCCACCCGTTCGAAGCTCAGCGAATAG
- the gatB gene encoding Asp-tRNA(Asn)/Glu-tRNA(Gln) amidotransferase subunit GatB produces MTASYDLMDYDEVLERFDPVMGLEVHVELATETKMFSASSAEFGGEPNSHVDPVSLGLPGALPVVNAKGVEWAIKIGLALNCKIAESSRFARKNYFYPDQPKNYQISQYDEPIAYDGYLDVVLDDGETWRVEIERAHMEEDTGKLTHLGGADGRLQGATSSLVDCNRAGVPLIEIVTKPIEGAGARAPEVARCYVAALRELVKALGVSDARMDQGSMRVDSNLSLRPVGTEEFGTRTETKNINSLRSVEQAVRFEMQRQARVITDGGSIRQETRHYQETDGSTTAGRIKETAEDYRYFNDPDLPPVIAPKAWVEEIRVTLPELPWVRKARLQQEWGVSDEAMRDLVNAGALELIIATIEQGASSAEARSWWVAYLTQKANERDVALADLSITPAQVAEVCQLVKEGKLTNKLARQAVDGVLDGEGTVSEVVAARGLEVVRDDGAIEQAVDEALAANPDIVAKIQGGNNKAAGAIVGAVMKATRGKADPALVNKLIAEKCAQ; encoded by the coding sequence ATGACTGCCAGTTATGACTTGATGGACTATGACGAAGTGCTGGAGCGCTTCGATCCGGTAATGGGGTTGGAGGTTCACGTCGAACTTGCCACCGAAACGAAAATGTTCTCCGCATCCTCTGCGGAATTCGGTGGTGAACCGAATAGCCACGTTGATCCGGTGAGCCTGGGGCTGCCGGGGGCGTTGCCGGTCGTAAACGCCAAGGGGGTTGAGTGGGCGATCAAGATCGGACTGGCACTCAACTGTAAGATCGCGGAATCTTCCCGTTTCGCGCGGAAGAACTATTTTTATCCTGATCAGCCGAAAAACTATCAGATTTCGCAATACGATGAACCGATCGCCTATGACGGGTACCTGGATGTGGTGCTGGACGATGGGGAAACGTGGCGGGTAGAGATCGAGCGCGCCCACATGGAGGAAGACACCGGAAAACTCACCCACCTCGGTGGTGCGGATGGTCGCCTGCAGGGGGCCACTTCGTCGCTGGTGGACTGTAACCGTGCTGGTGTGCCGCTTATTGAGATTGTCACCAAACCGATTGAGGGAGCCGGTGCGAGGGCTCCTGAGGTTGCTCGCTGCTATGTGGCGGCCTTGCGGGAATTGGTGAAGGCACTCGGGGTGTCTGATGCGCGGATGGATCAGGGGTCGATGCGAGTCGATTCAAACTTGTCGCTGCGTCCGGTGGGCACCGAAGAATTCGGTACCCGTACTGAGACGAAGAATATTAACTCGCTGCGCAGTGTGGAGCAGGCTGTGCGTTTCGAAATGCAGCGGCAGGCGCGGGTGATTACTGACGGTGGTTCGATTCGCCAGGAAACCCGTCACTATCAGGAAACTGATGGCTCTACAACCGCAGGCCGTATCAAAGAGACCGCGGAGGATTATCGCTATTTCAATGATCCTGATCTGCCACCGGTAATCGCCCCGAAGGCGTGGGTGGAAGAGATTCGGGTAACGCTCCCGGAGCTGCCGTGGGTGCGGAAAGCGCGGCTGCAGCAGGAATGGGGTGTCTCCGATGAAGCGATGCGCGATTTGGTGAACGCTGGTGCTCTTGAGCTGATTATTGCCACGATTGAACAGGGCGCATCTTCCGCGGAGGCGCGTTCGTGGTGGGTTGCGTATCTCACGCAGAAAGCCAACGAACGTGATGTAGCGTTGGCTGATTTGTCGATCACACCAGCCCAGGTGGCAGAGGTTTGTCAGCTGGTCAAAGAGGGCAAACTGACAAACAAGTTGGCTCGTCAAGCCGTCGATGGTGTATTGGACGGCGAAGGCACGGTGAGCGAAGTGGTGGCTGCCCGCGGCCTGGAAGTGGTGCGCGATGATGGGGCTATTGAACAGGCCGTGGATGAGGCATTGGCGGCGAATCCGGATATTGTCGCCAAGATCCAAGGCGGCAATAACAAGGCCGCTGGGGCAATTGTTGGTGCGGTGATGAAAGCAACCCGGGGGAAAGCTGATCCTGCATTGGTCAACAAACTCATTGCCGAAAAGTGCGCCCAGTAA
- a CDS encoding LysE/ArgO family amino acid transporter, giving the protein MMVMLNGFLMGLSLIIAIGPQNALLLKQGIRRSGVTAIVAVCILSDMILIAAGTAGVGVIIDKAPIVLTILTWLGVAYLCYFAMTCFRDAITQTTVTVDDPQLPDTAPLDTHEVAAALLNNEPDPSTAAGIKFGNHQHSAPLAPAHHHRGQLATKAKPAAVPATAHPSQRDALWAPISAALIMTWLNPGTYVDIVVMLGGMANQYGDTGRWVFAIGAFAASLLWFPTIGYGAQALAGPLSNPKVLRVMNIGIGITMLAIAARLLLHVI; this is encoded by the coding sequence ATGATGGTCATGCTCAACGGGTTTCTTATGGGATTGTCGCTGATTATTGCAATCGGGCCGCAAAACGCCTTACTGCTCAAGCAGGGTATTCGCCGCAGCGGTGTTACTGCAATTGTCGCAGTCTGCATTCTCTCCGACATGATCCTTATTGCTGCCGGCACTGCCGGGGTGGGAGTAATCATCGATAAGGCGCCGATCGTGTTGACGATCCTCACCTGGCTTGGGGTGGCCTATCTGTGCTATTTCGCAATGACCTGTTTCCGGGATGCCATCACCCAAACCACCGTCACTGTCGACGATCCACAGCTTCCTGACACAGCGCCGCTGGATACACACGAGGTTGCTGCCGCATTGCTCAACAATGAGCCTGATCCCTCAACTGCAGCGGGCATCAAATTCGGCAACCATCAACACTCCGCTCCCCTTGCCCCGGCACACCATCATCGCGGCCAGCTGGCAACCAAAGCAAAACCAGCTGCAGTCCCCGCCACGGCACACCCTTCGCAGCGCGACGCACTGTGGGCACCGATTTCCGCTGCCCTGATTATGACCTGGCTCAATCCGGGCACCTATGTCGACATTGTGGTCATGCTCGGCGGGATGGCGAACCAATACGGCGACACCGGCCGGTGGGTGTTTGCCATCGGCGCTTTCGCGGCTTCCCTACTGTGGTTCCCCACAATCGGCTACGGGGCACAAGCCCTCGCCGGCCCCTTATCGAATCCGAAGGTGCTGCGGGTGATGAACATTGGAATCGGCATCACCATGTTGGCCATTGCCGCCCGTCTGCTGCTGCACGTCATCTAA
- a CDS encoding LysR family transcriptional regulator ArgP — MNPVHLETLLAVLDEGSFEAAADHLAVTPSAVSQRMKALEQAAGRVLVRRVQPVTATEAGEILAQAARRMRLLQAETDAQMSDRLARVPLNVAVNADSLASWFRDVIAEVSSWDGSCLRLRLEDEAHSLTLLRRGDCVGAVTREAAPVSGCDTTPLGVMRYRALACPVMKEKYTLSDGTLDWSAMPALRFGPKDAIQDADLQGRLDYTPPNRRISEIPSSEAFLDAVRLGLGWGLIPDQQSAPLIASGELVTLDERVLVVPLYWQHWRLESPLLQQLTDTVVTAARHHLDPFDDTEVTPGVNVLQEPSGR; from the coding sequence GTGAATCCTGTACATCTGGAAACGCTGCTCGCAGTCCTTGATGAAGGCTCTTTTGAAGCAGCAGCTGATCATCTTGCTGTTACTCCATCCGCAGTCAGCCAGCGCATGAAAGCCCTGGAACAGGCCGCTGGCCGGGTGCTGGTGCGCCGCGTCCAGCCGGTCACCGCCACCGAAGCCGGGGAGATTTTGGCGCAAGCCGCCCGGCGGATGCGGCTCCTGCAAGCGGAAACAGACGCCCAGATGTCCGATCGTCTCGCCCGGGTGCCACTCAACGTTGCAGTCAACGCCGACTCGCTGGCCTCCTGGTTTCGGGATGTGATCGCCGAGGTTTCCAGCTGGGATGGATCGTGTCTGCGGCTGCGCCTCGAGGACGAAGCCCACTCGCTCACCCTGCTGCGGCGCGGGGACTGTGTCGGCGCTGTCACCCGGGAAGCTGCCCCGGTATCAGGATGCGACACCACCCCGCTTGGTGTGATGCGCTACCGGGCTTTGGCCTGTCCGGTGATGAAAGAAAAATACACCCTCAGCGACGGCACCCTGGACTGGTCGGCGATGCCCGCCCTACGGTTCGGTCCGAAAGATGCCATCCAAGACGCCGATCTGCAAGGCCGCCTCGACTACACCCCACCAAATCGTCGTATTAGTGAAATCCCCTCCTCAGAGGCGTTTCTTGACGCGGTTCGTTTAGGCCTGGGCTGGGGGCTGATCCCCGACCAGCAATCAGCACCACTGATTGCCTCCGGGGAACTCGTCACCCTCGACGAGCGGGTTTTAGTTGTCCCACTCTATTGGCAGCATTGGCGCCTCGAATCCCCCCTGCTGCAGCAGCTCACCGACACTGTAGTGACAGCTGCGCGCCACCATCTTGACCCCTTCGATGACACCGAAGTCACCCCAGGGGTAAATGTGCTGCAGGAACCATCCGGCCGCTGA
- a CDS encoding 6-phosphofructokinase, with product MRIATLTSGGDCPGLNAVIRGIVRTASSDYGSTVVGYQDGWVGLMEDRRVQLYDDESIDRILLRGGTILGTGRLHPDRFKNGLETIKANLADAGVDALIPIGGEGTLKGAKWLSDNGIPVVGVPKTIDNDVNGTDYTFGFDTAVSVATDAIDRLHTTAESHNRVMIVEVMGRHVGWIALHAGMAGGAHYIVIPEQPFDIAEICKAMERRFQMGEKYGIIVVAEGAMPKEGTMELKSGGVDQFGHEIFTGIGQQIGDEIKARLGHDVRTTTLGHIQRGGTPTAYDRVLATRYGVHAARACHEGQFGTTVALRGEHIVQIPLADAVGTLKCVPEGRYKTARALFG from the coding sequence ATGCGTATTGCGACTTTGACCTCGGGCGGTGACTGCCCCGGCCTCAATGCAGTTATCCGCGGTATCGTGCGAACAGCTAGCTCGGACTATGGATCAACGGTGGTGGGCTACCAAGACGGCTGGGTGGGCTTGATGGAAGACCGCCGTGTTCAGCTGTATGACGATGAATCCATCGACCGAATCCTGCTGCGTGGCGGCACCATTTTGGGTACCGGCCGGCTGCATCCAGATCGGTTTAAAAACGGTCTGGAAACTATCAAAGCCAACCTTGCTGATGCGGGTGTCGATGCTCTGATCCCTATCGGTGGTGAAGGTACTCTCAAAGGTGCCAAGTGGCTTTCCGATAACGGTATTCCGGTGGTTGGTGTGCCAAAGACCATTGACAATGACGTCAACGGCACCGACTACACCTTCGGCTTTGATACTGCGGTATCTGTTGCCACCGATGCGATCGACCGGTTGCATACCACCGCCGAATCCCACAATCGCGTCATGATTGTGGAAGTGATGGGGCGCCATGTCGGCTGGATTGCGCTGCACGCTGGTATGGCCGGTGGTGCACACTACATCGTGATTCCGGAGCAGCCTTTTGACATCGCTGAGATCTGTAAGGCGATGGAGCGCCGCTTCCAGATGGGGGAGAAGTACGGCATTATCGTCGTCGCCGAAGGTGCTATGCCGAAGGAAGGCACCATGGAGCTGAAGTCCGGCGGTGTTGACCAGTTCGGTCACGAGATCTTTACCGGTATCGGCCAGCAGATTGGTGACGAAATCAAGGCACGTCTCGGCCACGATGTGCGTACCACAACGCTGGGGCATATTCAGCGTGGTGGTACTCCGACGGCCTATGACCGTGTGCTGGCTACCCGCTATGGGGTGCATGCGGCTCGTGCCTGCCATGAAGGTCAGTTTGGGACGACGGTGGCGCTGCGCGGTGAGCATATTGTGCAGATTCCACTTGCCGATGCTGTCGGCACGTTGAAGTGTGTGCCGGAAGGCCGCTATAAGACTGCCCGCGCCTTGTTCGGCTAG
- a CDS encoding GmrSD restriction endonuclease domain-containing protein — MGDTPPPVIPPPLVTEDAAQTQQQSASSPTGTPPSASPDPAQPSTVGRPDFTADTNNSAPPGNDSELAGVDVTVQLPADYDPTQWPNYQLIASPVEATQLLATLPIRGRSPKTGYSRQAFGDRWTDDVTVEFGHNGCDTRNDILRRDLSQVVTKPGTRDCVVLSGDFLEPYTGTPLHFQRGKDTSPLVQIDHVVALGDAWQKGAQQLAPEQRQNFANDPDNLLAVMGRVNTQKSASDAASWQPPNTAFRCAYAIRQIVVKHRYALWVTQAEHDALAASLQRCPS; from the coding sequence ATGGGAGATACCCCGCCACCGGTCATTCCTCCACCGCTGGTTACCGAAGATGCTGCCCAAACCCAGCAGCAGTCCGCATCATCCCCGACCGGGACACCACCGTCCGCATCGCCTGATCCTGCCCAGCCCAGCACTGTTGGCCGCCCGGACTTTACCGCCGACACCAACAATTCCGCACCACCGGGCAACGACAGCGAACTGGCCGGTGTGGATGTCACAGTGCAACTCCCGGCTGACTACGATCCCACCCAGTGGCCAAACTATCAGCTCATCGCCAGCCCTGTGGAAGCCACACAGCTCTTAGCTACCCTTCCGATCCGCGGCCGCAGCCCAAAAACCGGCTATAGTCGGCAAGCCTTCGGGGATCGGTGGACTGACGATGTCACCGTCGAATTTGGGCACAATGGGTGCGATACCCGCAACGATATTTTGCGCCGCGATCTTTCGCAGGTGGTGACGAAACCAGGAACCCGTGACTGTGTTGTACTCAGCGGGGATTTTCTCGAACCCTACACTGGCACCCCACTGCATTTTCAACGCGGCAAAGACACCAGTCCACTGGTGCAAATTGATCATGTGGTCGCTCTTGGGGACGCGTGGCAAAAAGGCGCCCAACAGCTTGCCCCCGAACAGCGGCAAAACTTTGCCAATGACCCGGACAATCTCCTCGCGGTGATGGGACGGGTCAACACCCAAAAATCAGCTTCCGACGCCGCATCCTGGCAGCCACCCAACACCGCTTTTCGCTGCGCCTATGCGATACGACAAATCGTGGTAAAACACCGCTACGCCCTGTGGGTGACCCAGGCGGAACACGACGCACTTGCTGCATCACTTCAGCGCTGCCCCAGCTAG